A window of Streptomyces broussonetiae genomic DNA:
GAGCGTGGCGGCACGATCGCCCTCAGACTCGACGTCCATCCGTCCGACGCCGCGAATGCGCCGATCGCCGCGTTCCGATACCCGGCCCCAGCCCCAGCGGCGACGCCCTTCCCCGGTGGGGCGCCGCCGGGGCCGACCGTACGCTCCGGGCGCTGGGCGGGACGACCCCCGCCCGGCGCTCAGTTCTCGGTTCGGGCGGATCCGCCCACAGCGGGGGTCCTGATGACCTGGGTTTGTCACCGATCCCGGTCGAAGGCCTTCTACGGGAACAGCTGCTGGTACTTCGCACGTATCAGTGCATTCGGATTTGCAGACTGTAGTGGGTTCTTGTAGGCCGGGAGCTGCGGGGCGGCTCCGACCCAGAACCCTGACCCGCCGTTGTTCAGGATCGTCTTACCTGCCTTGCCTGCCACGACCCAGTCGATCTCTACCGCGTAGGTGCAGAAGCAGGTGGTGTCCTTTGAGGTGAGCTCGAACACCTCGGGATCATTCCGCAAGACCTTGAACGGGAAGGTCACTGGAGGGTGTCCTGGGTCCCCAGGCCCTCCTGGATCCGCCTCAGCGATGATCGGTGAATTGGGCTTGTCCAGGTCGGTCCAGAAGGGCCTGACACTTTCCGCTCCTCCGCACTGTCCATCCTGGACGACGATGCCAGTGCTCGGGGGCGCCTTTCGTTGCAGGACCAGCACCCGCATCCCCATCAGCAGCACCGCTTCGCTGGAAGACGTCTGCGTGGTGATGTCGATGACTCCAGGACCCAGCCGTTTCGCCGTCTTCCGCTGCCCGTGCCGGTACTCGTCCGCTGTCTCTGCATAGTAGGTCACGCCGGTGCAGCCGTCGCTGCTGTAATCCGCTTGGATCTGCACGTTCGGCGGAAGCGCGGCAGAGCCGGGATGCAGCGGCCGCGTCACGGGCAGCCCGCTGGGCGTCCCTCCCGGCGAGGGCCCAGAAACTTCCCCTGTGACGGGAGGTGAAGTACCGGCGTGGGCTGAATCGGCCAGCCCCGCCCCATACACCGCGTAAGCCCCGCCCGCAGCGAATAGCAGCATCAAGGCCGTGGCTATCACCAACTTCCGTCCGCGCCACCGCTGCATAGGCTCTGCGTCCTCGGACACCGCGTGGTAGTGAATGTGCTGGACACCTTCCGTTTGAAATGGCCCGTGGAAGGTGTTCTTCCGGAAGTCGATCCGGTCACCGGGTCCTTGCGGCTCGTCGCCTCCATTCACCGCGTGGCGCCCGGGTGGTTGTGCTGTACGCCCTTGACCTGGACCGGGCCGTGGAAGGTGTTGTGCTGGAACTCAATATGGTCTGCGGCCGTCCGGTCCATGGCCCGCAAGTGCTGGACCGCGTACTCCAGGTCGGCTGCGAACGCGGGATCGTGTTCGGCGGCGTCCTCCAAAGCGAGCTGGACCCGCTGCCGCGTGCGGTCGCTAGGGGCGCTTTGCCCGCTGGCAGCTTCCTCCGTGAGCCGCTGCAACGCGGTGTCTTCCCCGAGCTTCTGGCTGACCAGGTCGTGTAGACGGTCCATTCCCGCGTCCAGCGCCCGGTCGACCTCCTCATCCGCGCGATCGCCCACTCGCCGGGCCTTGCGGACACCCCATGCACAGAGGTACCCGACCACGATCTCGATCCCCGTCACCACGCCCCCCTACCCGCCGGCGCTGACACCGCGACGCTGACGTCAGCAGGAGTTCCTGCGCCGGACCACGCCTGGGACGGGTTGTCCGTCCCACACCGGATCGCTATGCCGCACACGCTCGTGAACACTGTGCCCAACGAGCCGATGATGAACAACCCGTTCCGTCCGTCCGAACACTCACAGAGGCCGCCGTCATCTACGCCCGCGAACAGGGCGATCTCACGGTGCCGTTCACGTACCGCGTGCCAGGCGGCGACGACCAGGCGGTGGAGGCCGAGGGATGGCCGGCCTCGCTGGCCGCGTTCCCGCTGGGGCAGTGGATCGCCGACGCTCGCCGCTTCTACGCCCGCGGCGACATGGACGAGGACCGCGTCCAGCAGCTGGAGAAGCTGGGCATGATCTGGTCGCACTACGACGTCGCATGGGAAGAAGGCCTGGCCGCCGCCCGCGGTTGGGCCAAAGAGAACGGACACCTCCTGGCGACCCTGGACGCCACCTACCAGGGATACAAGGTGGGCATCTGGCTGAAGAATCCAGCGGGCCGCCGCCCGCAAAGCGCAGGAGATCGAGCAGCGGCGCGCCGAAGGCCTGCCGGTGGGATCGGCGACCGGCGCGCTGACGGAGGAACGGCGCGAGCAGCGGGAGGACATCGACCCCTCATGGTGCCCGGCCTGGCCAGTGGAATGGCAACGCGCCTTCCGCCTCACCCGGCTCCACCTCGAAGCCGGCGGCAAGCTCCCGATGGAGCCGGGCACCGTCATGCACCAGGGCGAGGACCTCGGCCGGTGGGTACGCACCCAGCGCCTGGGCTGGGACAAGCTCACCAGCGTGCAGCAGTGGATGCTGGAGCACGTCCTCGGGATCGAGCCCGCGGCCGAGGACGAGAAACCGAAGCCGCGCCGTAGCCAGGCCGACAAATGGGCCCTCAGCTACGCCGCCACCAAGCAGTACTACGAACGCGAAGGCCACCTCCAGGTGCCGCGCAAACACATCGAGACGATCGTGGCCGGCGTCGACGGCGAGGACCAGGAAGAGCGGCAGATCCGGCTCGGAGCATGGATCAGCAACCAACGCAGCAGAGCCGCGAACCTGTCCCCGGAGCGGATCGAGCAACTGTCCACCATCGGCATGCGATGGACATAACCGCGTAGGGACGAGCAGCGGGGGTAGCCCTGCCACATCGATCCGTCCCGCAGGAAGAGGACGAACAGCCCCCTATGCGCCGCACGCAGTCCGACAGGTACGCGGTGAACCACGCCGCTGCCAAGCGTGGTCGCCGGAGACCCCAGCAGGTCACGGGTCCGTCAGCAGCTGACGGACCATCGCAACACCGAGGTCAGTTCTCAGGTGGTTGGGTCACGACGATCCGCCAAACCACCGAATTGTCAGCTGAGAACTTCCACACGAGTTCGTGGATATTGGCGTGCGGGATCTTGGCGCCAAATACACCGGTCCCGTCACCGCACTGAGATCCGGCAAGGGTATGTCCGGCGGCGGTGATGTTGAACTTGGAAGGGCCGGCACATGTCCACATCACCGTGATGGATGAGGCCTTCCCCGCTGATGCGGGAAGCGTAAAACCGCGCGCACCGTGACCCGATCCCGTGTATAGCGTCTTCGACCCGACAGGAAGCGGAGACTGGACCGGATTGGGTAGGCGGTCCGGTTTCGTCGGGGTCTGCACCGGAGAGGGGATCGTGCCGGTCCCCGTCATCGCTTTCGCCGGAGGCGTCGTCGCGTGGGTGGCGGTCGCGCCACCGGAACAGGCGGACACGAGCACCAAGGCGGACAGGCCGACGGCCAGCAGGGAAGGCTTCATCAGATCGTCCTCAACTCACGAGTGGGCGATGTAGGGCGAGAGCGCCGGGAGCTTGGCGGTCCCATGA
This region includes:
- a CDS encoding helicase associated domain-containing protein → MGSATGALTEERREQREDIDPSWCPAWPVEWQRAFRLTRLHLEAGGKLPMEPGTVMHQGEDLGRWVRTQRLGWDKLTSVQQWMLEHVLGIEPAAEDEKPKPRRSQADKWALSYAATKQYYEREGHLQVPRKHIETIVAGVDGEDQEERQIRLGAWISNQRSRAANLSPERIEQLSTIGMRWT
- a CDS encoding chromosome partitioning protein, which translates into the protein MTGIEIVVGYLCAWGVRKARRVGDRADEEVDRALDAGMDRLHDLVSQKLGEDTALQRLTEEAASGQSAPSDRTRQRVQLALEDAAEHDPAFAADLEYAVQHLRAMDRTAADHIEFQHNTFHGPVQVKGVQHNHPGATR